In Achromobacter xylosoxidans A8, a single window of DNA contains:
- a CDS encoding gamma carbonic anhydrase family protein, which produces MPIYQLDDLIPNIDPAAYVADSADIIGNVTLEAGVSIWSNVSIRGDNDAILIQSGTNIQEGSVLHVDDGCPMTIGPNVTVGHQAMLHGCTIHEGALVGMQAIVLNNAVIGRNCLIGAGAIIPEDRIIPDNSLVIGIGKIVRQLSDEEIANLHKNTAHYVARGQHYKTALKRIG; this is translated from the coding sequence ATGCCCATTTACCAGCTCGACGACCTGATCCCCAACATCGACCCGGCCGCCTATGTGGCCGACAGCGCCGACATCATCGGCAACGTCACGCTGGAGGCAGGCGTCAGCATCTGGTCCAACGTGTCGATCCGCGGCGACAACGACGCCATCCTGATCCAGAGCGGCACCAATATCCAGGAAGGCAGCGTGCTGCACGTGGACGACGGCTGTCCCATGACCATCGGCCCCAATGTGACGGTGGGCCATCAGGCCATGCTGCACGGCTGTACCATCCATGAGGGCGCCCTGGTGGGCATGCAGGCCATCGTGCTGAACAACGCCGTCATCGGCCGCAATTGCCTGATCGGCGCCGGCGCCATCATTCCCGAAGACCGCATCATTCCCGACAATTCCCTGGTCATCGGCATCGGCAAGATCGTCCGCCAACTCTCGGACGAGGAAATCGCCAATCTGCACAAGAACACCGCCCATTACGTGGCGCGCGGCCAACACTACAAGACGGCCCTGAAACGGATCGGCTGA